Proteins from a single region of Campylobacter sp. RM16704:
- a CDS encoding PepSY-like domain-containing protein, whose protein sequence is MKKLILVFLLCLSILNAGIVIAPDSLPVEVKNFIKEHFKADIGLVEQDGYSYEIYLSDGSELEFSLSGEFKEAENFKALNFSILPLAIQNTIKSTYPNASIVEIERKISYYKIKLNNQIKLYIDNNGTILRQKYDD, encoded by the coding sequence ATGAAAAAATTAATTTTGGTTTTTTTACTATGTTTAAGCATTCTTAATGCCGGTATTGTTATAGCTCCTGATTCTTTGCCAGTAGAAGTTAAAAATTTTATAAAGGAACATTTTAAAGCAGATATTGGCTTAGTTGAGCAAGATGGTTATTCTTATGAAATATACCTAAGTGATGGAAGTGAACTTGAATTTTCACTTTCAGGAGAGTTTAAAGAAGCTGAGAATTTTAAAGCTTTAAATTTTTCTATATTACCTTTAGCTATACAAAATACCATAAAAAGTACTTACCCAAATGCTTCCATAGTTGAAATAGAAAGAAAAATTTCATACTATAAAATAAAACTTAATAATCAAATAAAACTTTATATTGATAATAACGGAACAATATTAAGGCAAAAATACGATGATTGA
- a CDS encoding DUF3298 and DUF4163 domain-containing protein encodes MFKKIAFGLSLYVSLYAYEKNTFDVSFLQGKEFDIQLYSSAKSNTSYGYIQTKQKQHSFWGSANKNEYFIDINDFGACALKDVKNNKTEALCKIGNKKEEYTFEKKLSGFKIYKLSLKDQKQLSEDNKTIDFDYSADLLKYSSKNKNLEKIIDDFNENLNEASLIQIAKENKDKWKKEEIVNNDFLAQAYVFYQDDKIISLGKNIYEYKGGAHGMMNYERKTYDIINMTLINLKMELKLENEDFKKLIKDKLFSLYNENELFDTKDLKMTEIFEVRKDGLVFIWEPYEIAPYSTGVVEIFIDFKELKPFWKKNSKLSYLSLVK; translated from the coding sequence ATGTTTAAAAAAATAGCTTTTGGGTTAAGTTTGTATGTAAGTTTATACGCATATGAAAAAAATACTTTTGATGTTAGTTTTTTACAAGGAAAGGAATTTGATATTCAATTATATAGTTCAGCAAAAAGTAATACAAGTTATGGCTATATACAAACTAAACAAAAACAACATAGTTTTTGGGGTAGTGCTAATAAAAATGAATATTTTATTGATATTAACGATTTTGGTGCATGTGCTTTAAAAGATGTAAAAAATAATAAAACTGAAGCTTTATGTAAAATTGGAAATAAAAAAGAAGAATATACTTTTGAAAAAAAACTTTCAGGATTTAAAATATATAAATTATCTTTAAAAGATCAAAAACAACTTAGTGAAGATAATAAAACTATAGATTTTGATTATAGTGCAGATTTATTAAAATACTCCAGTAAAAATAAAAATTTAGAAAAAATCATTGATGATTTTAATGAAAATTTAAACGAAGCTTCGTTAATTCAAATAGCAAAAGAAAACAAAGATAAATGGAAAAAAGAAGAAATTGTTAATAATGATTTTTTAGCACAAGCTTATGTTTTTTATCAAGATGATAAGATTATATCTTTAGGAAAAAATATTTATGAATATAAAGGTGGTGCCCATGGAATGATGAATTATGAAAGAAAGACATATGATATTATAAATATGACTTTGATTAATTTAAAAATGGAATTAAAATTAGAAAATGAGGATTTTAAAAAACTTATAAAAGATAAACTTTTTAGTCTTTACAATGAAAATGAATTATTTGATACTAAAGATTTAAAAATGACTGAAATTTTTGAAGTTAGGAAAGATGGGTTAGTCTTTATATGGGAGCCTTATGAAATAGCACCTTATTCTACTGGTGTTGTAGAAATTTTCATAGATTTTAAAGAATTAAAACCTTTTTGGAAAAAAAATTCAAAACTTTCTTATTTGAGCTTAGTAAAATAA
- the ybeY gene encoding rRNA maturation RNase YbeY has translation MIFCEEEIDISFLEKIAKNMSDKNIELVLVDEKTMHGINLSQRGIDKTTDVLSFPLLENCENLLGCIVINLDEVSKNAIQFKHSNEDEISLLFIHAMLHLQGYDHEVDQGQMREKEKEWIDFFKLPKSLIIRVEEGENV, from the coding sequence ATGATTTTTTGTGAAGAAGAAATTGACATTTCTTTTCTTGAAAAAATTGCCAAAAATATGAGTGATAAAAACATAGAGCTTGTTTTGGTGGATGAAAAAACTATGCATGGAATTAATCTAAGCCAAAGAGGCATAGATAAAACAACAGATGTTTTATCTTTTCCACTTTTGGAAAACTGTGAAAATTTACTTGGCTGTATCGTGATTAATTTAGATGAAGTTAGTAAAAATGCAATACAATTTAAACATAGTAATGAAGATGAAATATCTTTGCTTTTTATTCACGCAATGCTTCATTTGCAAGGTTATGATCATGAGGTAGATCAAGGACAAATGCGAGAAAAAGAAAAAGAATGGATTGATTTTTTTAAACTTCCAAAAAGTTTAATTATAAGAGTAGAAGAGGGAGAAAATGTTTAA
- the queC gene encoding 7-cyano-7-deazaguanine synthase QueC, translated as MKKALCIISGGMDSTLCAYLAKNEGYEVIALHFDYNQRTMNKERECFNKICKELNITAKYILDVSFIANIGGNSLTDLSLEIPKNKLHEKEIPNTYVPFRNGIFLSIAGAIAEKEKCECIFIGVVEEDSSGYPDCTQDFIQKANDFINEGTSKNCKIQIKTPLVHLNKSQIVSLAIKEKVALKYTWSCYENEEKACGKCDSCLLRLRGFKEAGYKDEITYM; from the coding sequence ATGAAAAAAGCTCTTTGTATTATAAGTGGTGGTATGGATAGTACTCTTTGTGCATATTTAGCCAAAAACGAAGGATATGAAGTTATCGCCTTGCATTTTGATTATAATCAACGCACTATGAATAAAGAAAGAGAATGCTTTAATAAAATTTGTAAAGAATTAAATATAACAGCAAAATATATTCTAGACGTATCTTTTATAGCTAATATCGGTGGAAATTCTTTAACAGATCTAAGTTTAGAAATACCAAAAAATAAACTCCATGAAAAAGAAATTCCAAATACCTATGTTCCATTTAGAAATGGAATTTTTTTATCTATTGCTGGTGCTATTGCAGAAAAAGAAAAATGCGAGTGTATTTTTATAGGTGTAGTTGAAGAAGATAGTAGTGGATATCCTGATTGTACTCAAGATTTCATACAAAAGGCAAATGATTTTATAAATGAAGGAACAAGTAAAAATTGCAAAATACAAATAAAAACTCCATTGGTTCATCTTAACAAAAGTCAAATAGTAAGTTTAGCTATAAAAGAAAAAGTAGCTTTAAAATACACTTGGTCCTGCTATGAAAACGAGGAAAAAGCTTGTGGAAAATGCGATAGTTGTTTATTAAGACTTAGAGGATTTAAAGAAGCAGGTTATAAAGATGAAATAACTTATATGTGA
- a CDS encoding YceI family protein encodes MKKILLSSIIVGSLVSINVFAKEFNLDKAHSNVAFKIKHLQISNVNGNFRDYDAMIDFDSSNFKFNKLQANVKVASINTENKARDTHLQQDDFFNAKTHPNITFTMSKYEKISNEKGKMYGLLNIAGISKDIILDTEIGGIIKTDNGKEKAGFTLQGQIKRSDFNFAPKTSTLTIGDEIQINIEAEINEK; translated from the coding sequence ATGAAGAAAATTTTATTAAGTTCGATTATAGTTGGTTCTTTAGTGAGCATTAATGTTTTTGCAAAAGAATTTAATTTAGATAAAGCACATTCTAATGTCGCATTTAAAATTAAACATCTACAAATTAGTAATGTGAATGGAAATTTTAGAGATTATGATGCTATGATTGATTTTGATAGTAGTAATTTTAAATTTAATAAACTCCAAGCAAATGTAAAAGTTGCTTCTATAAATACCGAAAACAAAGCTAGGGACACACATTTACAACAAGATGATTTTTTTAATGCAAAAACTCATCCAAATATCACTTTTACCATGAGTAAATATGAAAAAATTTCTAACGAAAAAGGTAAAATGTATGGTTTGTTAAATATTGCTGGTATAAGCAAAGATATTATTTTAGATACTGAAATTGGTGGCATAATTAAAACAGACAACGGTAAAGAAAAAGCAGGGTTTACTCTACAGGGTCAAATCAAAAGAAGTGATTTTAATTTTGCACCAAAAACTTCTACTTTAACAATTGGTGATGAAATACAAATTAATATCGAAGCTGAAATAAATGAAAAATAA
- a CDS encoding major antigenic peptide PEB2: protein MKKILLLSVFTAATINAEILVYGPGGPAPVLKELAKQFEVKSGEKVIVNAGPTPKWIKQAKIDADIIFSGNSSMMDDFIKMLPSQIKIEDVQVLNARGSGMIVRANNPKKIKKFEDILKNNVKVMVVDGAGQVGLYEDMALKTGKIENLEKLRKNIVVYAKNSKAAVDEWKNNHNIDVLIIWTHWIKAVGEKENKFIKADKNSIIYRASEIVPTKKGMNNPKVTEFIHFIQSKEAQKVWKEEGWIGK, encoded by the coding sequence ATGAAAAAAATTTTATTATTGAGTGTATTTACAGCAGCTACTATAAATGCTGAAATTTTAGTTTATGGTCCTGGTGGTCCAGCACCTGTTTTAAAAGAACTTGCTAAACAATTTGAAGTAAAAAGTGGAGAAAAAGTCATTGTTAATGCAGGTCCAACTCCTAAATGGATAAAACAAGCTAAAATAGATGCTGATATAATTTTTTCTGGCAATTCATCAATGATGGATGACTTTATTAAAATGTTACCAAGCCAAATTAAAATAGAAGATGTTCAAGTTTTAAATGCTAGAGGATCTGGTATGATAGTAAGAGCTAATAATCCTAAAAAAATTAAAAAATTTGAAGATATTTTAAAAAATAATGTTAAAGTAATGGTTGTTGATGGGGCAGGGCAGGTTGGTTTATATGAAGATATGGCTTTAAAAACAGGAAAAATCGAAAATTTAGAAAAATTAAGAAAAAACATTGTAGTTTATGCTAAGAATTCAAAAGCTGCCGTAGATGAGTGGAAAAACAATCATAATATTGATGTATTAATTATATGGACCCACTGGATTAAAGCAGTTGGAGAAAAAGAGAATAAATTTATCAAAGCAGATAAAAATTCCATCATTTATAGAGCTAGCGAAATAGTTCCAACAAAAAAAGGTATGAACAATCCAAAAGTAACCGAATTTATACATTTTATTCAAAGCAAAGAAGCTCAAAAAGTATGGAAAGAAGAAGGTTGGATAGGTAAATAA
- the metG gene encoding methionine--tRNA ligase, giving the protein MRYITTPIYYVNDVAHIGHAYTTIIADTLARFYRLQGHKTFFLTGTDEHGQKIEQAASARNFTPKKYADEISSKFKKLWDEFEISYDYFIRTTDENHKLSVQKAFKKMFDKGDIYKGTYEGFYCVSCESYFTQTQLVNECHCPDCGKTTQLLKEESYFFKLSKYQDQILKWYKEQKPILPKNKANELINFVESGLKDLSITRTSFEWGIKLPKELNDDKHVIYVWLDALMNYISALGYGLDEKNMNFWPAHIHFVGKDILRFHAVYWPAFLMSLELPLPRFVAAHGWWTKDGEKMSKSKGNVVSPREIANTFGLETFRYFLLREVPFGNDGDFSQKALVARINAELGNELGNLLNRIIGMSTKYSQNIIEIEDVKKYFENEISECKEYLDNAINALENIQPNRYLEELFKALALANLSISKYEPWNLIKNNELQKANALVALCANILAKVTILLSAAMPKTALKIAKALDFEISNENYQNLILNNQLCNLKSSPCEALFPKVELTQEAKKEEKIETPSLAQIKIEDFKKIEIKVALVKECKNIEGSEKLLKFQLELENGELRQVLSGIAKFYSANELIGKQVCVITNLKKAKIFGYESQGMILSAEKDGKLVLITPQGFIENGALIG; this is encoded by the coding sequence ATGCGTTATATTACTACTCCAATATATTATGTAAATGATGTGGCACATATTGGTCATGCCTATACTACAATCATTGCAGATACTCTAGCGAGATTTTATCGTCTACAAGGACATAAGACTTTTTTCTTAACAGGTACAGATGAACATGGTCAAAAGATAGAGCAAGCTGCTAGTGCTAGAAATTTTACCCCTAAAAAATATGCAGATGAAATTAGTTCTAAATTTAAAAAACTTTGGGATGAATTTGAAATTTCTTATGATTATTTCATTAGAACTACGGATGAAAATCACAAATTAAGCGTTCAAAAAGCATTTAAAAAAATGTTTGATAAGGGTGATATTTATAAAGGAACTTATGAAGGCTTTTATTGTGTTTCTTGTGAGAGTTATTTTACTCAAACTCAACTTGTGAATGAGTGTCATTGTCCAGATTGTGGCAAAACAACACAGCTTTTAAAGGAAGAAAGTTATTTTTTCAAGCTTTCTAAATATCAAGATCAAATTCTTAAATGGTATAAAGAGCAAAAGCCTATTTTACCTAAAAATAAAGCTAACGAGCTTATTAATTTTGTAGAAAGTGGTTTAAAAGACTTATCAATTACAAGAACAAGTTTTGAATGGGGGATAAAACTTCCAAAAGAATTAAATGATGATAAACATGTTATTTATGTTTGGCTTGATGCTTTGATGAATTATATAAGTGCTTTGGGTTATGGACTTGATGAAAAAAATATGAATTTTTGGCCAGCTCATATTCATTTTGTTGGTAAAGATATATTGCGTTTTCACGCAGTATATTGGCCAGCATTCTTAATGAGCTTAGAGCTTCCTTTGCCTAGATTTGTTGCTGCTCATGGTTGGTGGACAAAAGATGGTGAAAAAATGAGTAAATCTAAAGGCAATGTAGTATCTCCTAGAGAAATAGCTAATACTTTTGGTTTAGAAACTTTTAGATATTTTTTACTTAGAGAAGTTCCGTTTGGCAATGATGGAGATTTTTCGCAAAAAGCATTAGTTGCAAGAATTAATGCAGAATTAGGCAATGAACTTGGGAATTTACTAAATAGAATCATTGGTATGAGTACAAAATATTCTCAAAATATTATCGAAATTGAAGATGTTAAAAAATATTTTGAAAATGAAATTAGTGAGTGTAAAGAATATTTAGATAACGCAATTAATGCCTTAGAAAATATCCAACCAAATCGTTATTTGGAAGAACTTTTTAAAGCTTTAGCCTTAGCGAATTTAAGTATTAGTAAATACGAGCCTTGGAATTTAATCAAAAATAACGAGTTGCAAAAAGCAAATGCCTTAGTTGCTTTATGTGCCAATATTTTAGCAAAAGTTACAATTTTACTTTCAGCTGCTATGCCAAAAACAGCTTTAAAAATTGCTAAAGCTTTGGATTTTGAAATTTCAAATGAAAATTATCAAAATTTGATTTTAAATAATCAATTATGTAATTTAAAATCAAGCCCATGTGAAGCTTTATTTCCAAAAGTAGAATTAACTCAAGAAGCAAAAAAAGAAGAAAAGATTGAAACTCCAAGCTTAGCTCAAATTAAAATTGAAGATTTTAAAAAAATTGAAATTAAAGTAGCTTTAGTAAAAGAATGTAAAAACATAGAAGGAAGTGAAAAACTTTTAAAATTTCAACTTGAACTAGAAAATGGAGAACTAAGACAAGTGCTTTCAGGTATTGCTAAATTTTATAGTGCAAACGAATTAATAGGAAAACAAGTTTGTGTAATAACTAATTTAAAAAAAGCTAAAATTTTTGGGTATGAAAGTCAAGGAATGATATTAAGTGCTGAAAAAGATGGAAAATTAGTTTTAATTACTCCTCAAGGTTTTATTGAAAATGGAGCTTTGATAGGTTAA
- a CDS encoding class 1 fructose-bisphosphatase: MQEIINDIQKAVIEISYELRYLTDFDYTSSQNATGDKQLKLDVKSDEIITRILKQNKSIKSLISEEKQEQLLINENEKYIVAYDPLDGSSLVDVNFAIGSIFAIYEQKASAKNLKAAVYVIYGVRLELIICIDIPKLYRLNEDDEFVFVKDLKLNEKGKLNASGGTQKNWSNNHRAFIKSLFDEGYRLRYSGAMVSDLHQILLKGGGLFSYPATSDAPNGKLRAYFEVFPFAFIFEKAGGFSTNGENDSLLDLEFEKIHASTPCFLGSKYEIEKLKQAYKGL; the protein is encoded by the coding sequence ATGCAAGAAATTATCAATGATATACAAAAAGCAGTGATTGAAATTTCATATGAGCTTAGATATTTAACGGATTTTGATTATACAAGTTCTCAAAATGCAACTGGAGATAAACAGTTAAAGCTTGATGTAAAAAGTGATGAAATTATTACTAGAATTTTAAAACAAAATAAAAGTATAAAAAGTTTAATTAGTGAAGAAAAACAAGAGCAGTTACTAATCAATGAAAATGAAAAATACATTGTTGCATATGATCCACTAGATGGATCTTCTTTGGTGGATGTTAATTTTGCTATAGGCTCTATTTTTGCCATCTATGAACAAAAAGCAAGTGCAAAAAATTTAAAAGCTGCTGTCTATGTTATTTATGGTGTGCGATTAGAATTAATAATTTGTATAGATATTCCTAAACTTTATAGACTAAATGAAGATGACGAATTTGTTTTTGTTAAAGATTTAAAACTAAATGAAAAAGGCAAATTAAACGCAAGTGGTGGGACACAAAAAAATTGGTCAAACAACCATAGAGCTTTTATAAAATCCTTGTTTGATGAGGGTTATCGTTTGAGATATTCTGGTGCCATGGTGAGTGATTTACACCAAATTTTACTTAAAGGTGGAGGATTATTTTCGTATCCTGCAACAAGCGATGCACCAAATGGAAAGTTAAGAGCATATTTTGAGGTGTTTCCTTTTGCTTTTATTTTTGAAAAAGCAGGAGGATTTTCTACTAATGGAGAAAATGATTCTTTACTTGATTTAGAATTTGAAAAAATCCATGCAAGTACGCCATGCTTTTTGGGTTCAAAATATGAAATTGAAAAACTAAAACAAGCTTACAAAGGGCTTTAA
- the mobB gene encoding molybdopterin-guanine dinucleotide biosynthesis protein B, producing MKRLAMAFSGPSNSGKTTLITQVAKYFMEQNYKVCIIKHDPKDKASFDIAKKDSFKFFQSGADVMVLSPTRTTLFTHSPSSLDEAISKLGDFDFLFIEGLKTLDIPRISVFCKEIDETYFTYSDAIASYEKIFYKKLTWIHLDDLESICNFILKNSKKV from the coding sequence GTGAAAAGATTAGCAATGGCTTTTAGTGGACCTTCTAATTCAGGTAAAACTACTTTGATTACTCAAGTTGCTAAATATTTTATGGAACAAAACTATAAAGTTTGTATTATAAAGCATGATCCAAAGGATAAAGCTAGTTTTGATATAGCTAAAAAAGATAGTTTTAAATTTTTTCAAAGTGGTGCTGATGTAATGGTATTAAGTCCTACAAGAACAACTTTATTTACCCATTCTCCAAGTAGTTTAGATGAAGCAATTTCTAAACTAGGAGATTTTGATTTTTTATTTATAGAAGGATTAAAAACTTTGGATATACCTAGAATTAGTGTATTTTGTAAAGAAATTGATGAAACATATTTTACTTATTCTGATGCTATAGCAAGTTATGAAAAAATTTTTTATAAAAAACTAACTTGGATTCATTTGGATGATTTAGAAAGTATTTGTAATTTTATATTAAAAAATTCAAAAAAAGTATAG
- a CDS encoding soluble lytic murein transglycosylase codes for MYSYKELEQKPNSLAKDYYLYRLLEKNKFKKEEIEELKEHIYRYAGRIKNAIEAIVPPLGYNKEYELCYKFNTQNILDANTTCQFIRLNSLTFIQDLNTSVRNEIKKAIPQDNVNLIKLLDAFDAKDPLSYVVLNYDSVNFYKVYNFLKDKKDLFLEKDFVNELAKEKDFTGFVKELVIKRKNPLIRKSLVNVDANLSFQDNAFYLGVNAILENNDKKALEFFQIARDTFKSKSLVDNANFWIYLITQDKKILDELAQSSSLNIYSLYARELKGLPIPKIEKLKPKKQKNDFDMQDPFAWQKLAKQITKSSPSELEKLAKEFYTKENIAIYAYIKERAEGFKKHYFVMPYYDFLKDYAIQRQAMILALARQESRFIPTAISTSYALGIMQFIPFLANHIGNKELQIPNFDQDMLFDPKTAYAFANHHLDYLESKLNSPVFVAYAYNGGIGFTTRMLKREDMFRAGKYEPFLSMELVPYAESRTYGKKVLANYVVYLHLLNDNTPISKFFETLIQNTDSQNINLIAK; via the coding sequence ATGTATTCTTATAAAGAATTAGAACAAAAACCAAATTCTTTAGCTAAAGATTATTATTTATATCGTTTATTAGAAAAAAATAAGTTTAAAAAAGAAGAAATTGAAGAATTAAAAGAGCATATTTATAGATATGCAGGACGCATTAAGAATGCCATTGAAGCCATTGTTCCACCTTTGGGATATAATAAAGAATATGAATTATGTTATAAATTTAATACACAAAATATCTTAGATGCTAACACTACTTGTCAATTTATAAGATTAAATAGTTTAACTTTTATACAAGATTTAAACACTTCTGTTCGTAATGAAATAAAAAAAGCTATTCCACAAGATAATGTTAATTTGATAAAACTTTTAGATGCTTTTGATGCAAAAGACCCGCTAAGCTATGTGGTATTAAATTATGATAGTGTAAATTTTTATAAAGTATATAATTTCTTGAAAGATAAAAAAGATCTTTTCTTAGAAAAAGATTTTGTAAATGAACTAGCTAAAGAAAAAGATTTTACAGGTTTTGTAAAAGAGCTTGTAATTAAAAGGAAAAATCCATTAATCAGAAAATCTTTAGTCAATGTGGATGCAAATTTAAGCTTTCAAGATAATGCTTTTTATTTAGGCGTAAATGCTATTTTAGAAAATAATGACAAAAAGGCATTGGAATTTTTTCAAATTGCAAGAGATACTTTTAAAAGTAAATCTTTAGTAGATAATGCGAATTTTTGGATATATTTAATCACTCAAGATAAAAAAATTCTTGATGAGCTTGCACAAAGCAGTTCTTTAAATATTTATAGTCTGTATGCAAGAGAATTAAAAGGTTTACCTATACCTAAAATAGAAAAATTAAAACCAAAAAAACAAAAAAATGATTTTGATATGCAAGATCCTTTTGCTTGGCAAAAACTTGCTAAGCAAATAACAAAAAGCTCACCGAGTGAATTAGAAAAACTTGCTAAAGAATTTTATACTAAAGAAAATATAGCTATTTATGCTTATATTAAAGAAAGAGCAGAAGGATTTAAAAAACATTATTTTGTAATGCCTTATTATGATTTTTTAAAAGATTATGCAATCCAAAGACAAGCTATGATTTTAGCACTAGCTAGACAAGAAAGTCGTTTTATACCAACTGCTATTTCTACCTCTTATGCTTTGGGTATTATGCAATTTATTCCATTTTTAGCAAATCATATAGGTAACAAAGAACTACAAATCCCAAATTTTGATCAAGACATGCTTTTTGATCCAAAAACAGCTTACGCTTTTGCTAATCATCATTTAGATTATTTAGAATCTAAACTTAATTCTCCAGTTTTTGTGGCTTATGCATATAATGGAGGTATAGGTTTTACTACAAGAATGCTTAAAAGAGAAGATATGTTCAGAGCAGGAAAATATGAACCATTTTTATCAATGGAGCTTGTTCCCTATGCTGAAAGTAGAACTTATGGTAAAAAAGTTTTGGCTAATTATGTTGTATATTTGCATCTTCTGAACGATAATACACCGATTTCGAAATTTTTTGAAACTTTGATTCAAAACACTGACTCTCAAAACATAAATTTAATTGCAAAATAG
- a CDS encoding YggT family protein — protein sequence MGVGTSLIVSLVQIFSLVIDIYVWIIVIAALISWVRPDPYNPIVQILYRLSEPAYAFVRRFIPTTIGSIDLAPLIIILGLKFIQIFLSNLILGSL from the coding sequence ATGGGAGTTGGAACAAGTTTGATTGTGTCATTGGTGCAAATTTTTTCTTTAGTAATTGATATTTATGTATGGATTATAGTTATTGCAGCTTTAATTTCTTGGGTAAGACCTGATCCATATAATCCAATAGTTCAAATTTTATATCGTTTAAGTGAGCCTGCTTATGCTTTTGTAAGAAGATTTATTCCTACTACTATAGGGAGTATTGATTTAGCACCTTTGATTATTATTTTAGGCTTAAAATTTATTCAAATATTTTTATCAAATTTAATTTTAGGAAGTTTATAA
- the gltX gene encoding glutamate--tRNA ligase, with translation MYRFAPSPTGDMHIGNLRAALFNYIKAKQENTDFILRIEDTDNARNIAGKEEEIKAILKEFGITWQHYYVQSENLKFHRQMALKLVSEKKAFACFCAEDELAHKKELAKSKNQAYRYDGTCEKLTDIDVLNCEKPFVIRLKKPQSQMKFTDYIKGEISFNPEDIDSFVIMRADKTPTYNFACAVDDMLEGVSCIIRGEDHVSNTPKQEHIRASLGYDKSMTYAHLPIILNEEGVKMSKREAHSSVKWMLDNGYLASAIANYLILLGNKTPKEIFTLEEAIEWFDLKKVSKSPARFDTKRLMQINREHIKMLDDDKLNSLLNLDKDVAELAKFYTQEASTLNEIREKIQAIFAVKNYNEFENECKLIKEVLKDLDLPQEYDEFKKILMEKTNLKGKNFFMPLRLVLTGVTHGPEMSEIYTLIKPFVKEIIKE, from the coding sequence ATGTATAGGTTTGCACCATCGCCTACTGGAGATATGCATATTGGAAATTTAAGAGCTGCTTTGTTTAATTATATCAAAGCAAAACAAGAAAATACAGATTTTATTTTGCGTATTGAAGATACAGATAATGCTAGAAATATAGCTGGAAAAGAAGAAGAGATAAAAGCTATTTTAAAAGAATTTGGTATAACTTGGCAACATTACTACGTACAAAGTGAGAATTTAAAATTTCATCGACAAATGGCTTTAAAATTAGTAAGTGAGAAAAAAGCCTTTGCTTGTTTTTGTGCTGAGGATGAATTAGCTCATAAAAAAGAACTAGCTAAAAGTAAAAATCAAGCTTATAGATATGATGGTACTTGTGAGAAATTAACAGATATTGATGTGTTAAATTGCGAAAAGCCTTTTGTAATCCGTCTTAAAAAACCTCAATCGCAAATGAAATTTACTGATTATATTAAAGGTGAGATTAGTTTTAATCCTGAAGATATTGATAGTTTTGTAATTATGAGAGCGGATAAAACTCCAACTTATAATTTTGCTTGTGCGGTTGATGATATGCTAGAAGGTGTAAGTTGTATTATAAGAGGGGAAGATCATGTCTCAAATACTCCTAAGCAAGAGCATATTAGAGCAAGTCTGGGTTATGATAAAAGCATGACTTATGCACATTTGCCTATCATTTTAAATGAAGAGGGTGTTAAAATGAGCAAGAGAGAAGCTCATTCTAGTGTAAAATGGATGCTTGATAATGGTTATTTAGCAAGTGCTATTGCAAATTATTTAATACTTTTAGGCAATAAAACTCCAAAAGAGATTTTTACTTTAGAAGAGGCTATAGAATGGTTTGATTTAAAAAAAGTTTCAAAATCTCCGGCGAGATTTGATACTAAGCGTTTAATGCAAATTAATCGTGAGCATATAAAAATGCTTGATGATGATAAATTAAATTCTTTATTAAACTTAGACAAAGATGTAGCTGAACTTGCAAAATTTTATACCCAAGAAGCTAGCACACTAAATGAGATAAGAGAAAAAATACAAGCAATTTTTGCAGTTAAAAATTATAATGAATTTGAAAATGAATGCAAGTTGATTAAAGAAGTTTTAAAAGATTTGGATTTACCTCAAGAATATGATGAGTTTAAAAAGATTTTAATGGAAAAAACAAATTTAAAAGGTAAAAATTTCTTTATGCCTTTGCGTTTAGTATTAACAGGGGTTACTCATGGGCCTGAAATGAGTGAAATTTATACTTTAATCAAACCTTTTGTAAAAGAAATTATAAAGGAGTAA